ccaccccaaaccccaccccaccccaaaccgcaaaccccaccccaccccattgatgacgtcataaccgcaccccaccccaccccattgatgacgtcataaccccACCCGACCGCAACCGCAGCCGATCGTAGCGCAGGTGGCGACCGCAGGGGGGTATGAGCACATACGGGCCGCCGGTTGAAATGTGTGGACGGACATTAGggtgcagatcgcagggcgcagatcgcagggcgcagatcgcagggcgcagatcgcagggcgcagtggCAGATTTCGATGATGACTCATCGCCCAGAGTTGTGGTGAGGGTAGTTTAAAATTAGAATGATTATGCATGATTGTGTATGATTGTTAAGAATTGTGGTTTGAGTTGTTTATAATTAGAGTGGAGTGTGATAAGAAATGTGATTGGTATCGATAGTTATCCTGCAAAAAAAGAATTGTGGTTGGTACCGAGAGGTAACCTGTATGAGTCATCGATGACGTcataaccccaccccaccccaaaccccaccccaccccattgatgacgtcataaccgcaccccaccccaccccattgatgacgtcataaccccACCCGACCGCAACCGCAGCCGATCGTAGCGCAGGTGGCGACCGCAGGGGGGTATGAGCACATACGGGCCGCCGGTTGAAATGTGTGGACGGACATTAGggtgcagatcgcagggcgcagatcgcagggcgcagatcgcagggcgcagatcgcagggcgcagatcgcagggcgcagtggCAGATTTCGATGATGACTCATCGCCCAGAGTTGTGGTGAGGGTAGTTTAAAATTAGAATGATTATGCATGATTGTGTATGATTGTTAAGAATTGTGGTTTGAGTTGTTTATAATTAGAGTGGAGTGTGATAAGAAATGTGATTGGTATCGATAGTTATCCTGCAAAAAAAGAATTGTGGTTGGTACCGAGAGGTAACCTGTATGAGTCATCGATGACGTcataaccccaccccaccccaaaccccaccccaccccaaaccgcaaaccccaccccaccccattgatgacgtcataaccgcaccccaccccaccccattgatgacgtcataaccccACCCGACCGCAACCGCAGCCGATCGTAGCGCAGGTGGCGACCGCAGGGGGGTATGAGCACATACGGGCCGCCGGTTGAAATGTGTGGACGGACATTAGggtgcagatcgcagggcgcagatcgcagggcgcagatcgcagggcgcagtggCAGATTTCGATGATGACTCATCGCCCAACTTCAACTAGTGTTGGAGGGTGGGTGATGTAGATTGCTGACCGCAGGCTATAGTTTGGTTTGAGTGTGAGAGTTTATGATTAATGTTGAATGTTGTGTGACCACCACACTGGAGTGTGATGAAATAATTGTGGTCAGTGTAGTTCTATTTTTTCCCAGGAAGAACAagagtaaaaaattatatttgttttcGTATAAAAAGGGCAAACGGTTTCATATTGTAATCATTAtattaaaaatcatttatttaatcaaattcaaaattattgTTATAAAAATGAGAGAATTTGTATGTAATATTTGTGAGAAAACTTACAAACATAATCAATCTTTGAATCGTCATTTGCGTTTACAACATTCAATTGAGTGTGTGAAATGTAATCAGAATTTTAGTACTTATCCAGAGCTTTTAAAGCATATGAAGTCAATGGAccacaatgaaaaaaaagaggaaaaaacggtatactgtgaaaattgcaatttAGCTATTCCAAAAAATCAGTGGAAGAATCATATCAGCACTAACACACACATCGATAAGTGTGTAAAATGGTTAGATAAGGATGTGTCTTGCTTTGGATCTAGCTTTCAAAATCGAATAGaaagttataaaataaaaaatagtgagatcaataacttgatacccgaaaactttttcaaatcaaTTCAAGAAAAAGTAATCAATATAATTCAAAAGGCGTTGCAAAAGCATGAATCTATTAAATATAATTGTACACTACATTGTAattatattttgatgaaagagaAAGCGGAAGATGAAATTAGTTTATTTACACATCACACAAAAATGTTGGTACTATCTCCCTCAAGTACActggaagaaattttaaatcattatattgaaaattgtaatgaaataattaaaaaaatgagtgAATTCCAAGAACGAGATAGTGGATGGACTTTAATCGAAATAAAACATCTAGAGATCAACATCAACAAATATACATGTTTGAGAG
This Stomoxys calcitrans chromosome 2, idStoCalc2.1, whole genome shotgun sequence DNA region includes the following protein-coding sequences:
- the LOC131994741 gene encoding uncharacterized protein LOC131994741, with amino-acid sequence MREFVCNICEKTYKHNQSLNRHLRLQHSIECVKCNQNFSTYPELLKHMKSMDHNEKKEEKTVYCENCNLAIPKNQWKNHISTNTHIDKCVKWLDKDVSCFGSSFQNRIESYKIKNSEINNLIPENFFKSIQEKVINIIQKALQKHESIKYNCTLHCNYILMKEKAEDEISLFTHHTKMLVLSPSSTLEEILNHYIENCNEIIKKMSEFQERDSGWTLIEIKHLEININKYTCLRGSQYINLPPKIRNKKACINVQNNDVYCFKWAIISALNPLPKEKKPHKCSNYKVTDIKAHIITLENNIILNFENMEFPLTINKIRVFELQNPDISINVFGLEDAKIIGPYYFTEAEKSTHINLLLIEEDDKFHYIWIKNISRLLRSSITKNKNRIHFCNTCLTHVSSSSRLEKHKHQKFINCTHNIYIN